The DNA sequence CGTTCTCCTCGGTCGCGCGGTGGATCGTGACGAACTCGCGAATCGTGTTCTGTTCGCCGATCTCCACGAGGCTCTCCGCCCCGCGGTACTTGAGGTCCTGCGGCTCGACCCCGATGCACGTCGAGTGCAGGATCGTGCATCCGGCTCCGATCACGGTCCGCCCGTCGATCACGTTGTGCGCGCCGATCGAGGTTCCGTCCCCGATCGACACGTTCGGGCCGACGATCGTGTACGGACCGACGGCGACATCCTTGCCGATCCTCGCCCCCGGCGCGACGAGAGCGGTCGGGTGAATGGTCCCGGGCATGATCCCGGGTTCGATCCTCATGTTCGTCTCCTCGGGGGTCGCTCTGCTTCGGCTCACCGGTCCACGATCATGGAGAGGAGATCCGCTCCGGCGACCAGGTCGTCTCCCACGTAGGCGCGGCCGCGCATCTTGCAGGCCCTCGTCTTCAACCTCAGAAGCTCGAGTTCGAACCGGAGCGTGTCTCCGGGGAGAACCGGCTTGCGGAACTTCGCGTCATCGATGCCCATAAAGTAGACCAGCTTCCCTTCCGGGTGATCCACCGACGAGAGGAGAAGAATCCCGCCGGTCTGCGCCATCGCCTCGATGATGAGCACGGCGGGCATGATCGGGTGCCCCGGGAAATGCCCGATGAAGAACGGCTCGTTGATCGTGACATTCTTGATCCCCACCACGCGGGTTTCCGTGAGCTCGATAATCCGGTCCACCAGGAGGAACGGATAGCGGTGGGGCATGATCTTCATGATGAAGTTGATGTCGACGTTGGATGCGTGAAGGACCTCGTGCCGGAGCTTCAGGGTCGGCCCGTGCTTCTCCTCGGCGTAGCGGCGAAGGAGGCGCGCGAGCTTCACGTTCGCCGTGTGCCCCGCCTTGTGGGCGAGGATATGGCACCGCATCGGCAGGCCGACGAGGAAGAGGTCGCCGAGGAGGTCGAGGACTTTGTGGCGCACGAACTCGTCGGCGAACCGGAGCTGCTCGTCGCTCTCGACCGTCTCCTTGTGCACGACGATCGCGTTCGCGTATGTCCCTCCCTTGATCAGCCCCATCTGGCGCAAGCGGTCGACCTCGTTCTGGAGGGCGAACGTCCGCGCGGGCGCGATCTCCCGGCCGAACGATTCCTCGTCGATGTCGAAGTTGACGTGTTGCGTGCCGATCACCGGGTTGTCGTACTGGATCGTGAAGCTGACCCGGAGCCCGTCGTGCGGAAGAACGACCAGCTCGATCCCGTTTTCTTGAAGCGCGATCGGGCGATCGACGCGCAAGTAGAAGCGTTCGGCGTCCTGCTCTTGAATCCCCGCTTCGCGGAGGAGGCGCACGTAGGGGAGAGCGCTCCCGTCCGGCTCGGCCGGCTCCTCCGAGTCGATCTCGATGCGGACGTTGTCGATCCCGAGCCCGGCGACCGTCGCGAGGACATGCTCGACGGTGCTGATCCGGACGTTTCCTTTCTCGAGAATCGTCCGGCGCATGCTCCCTTCCATGTCGACGGTGTTCGTGATGTCCGCGACGATCTCGACCGGTTCATCCAGATCGACGCGCACGAAGCGGACGCCCGTGTTCGGCGGCGCGGGGCGAAAGCGCATCGTGACCTCGTGCCCCGTATGAAGCCCCACGCCGGAGATCGAGGCCTCGCGGGCGATCGTTCGCTGGCGCGTGCGGGAGCTCATTCTTCGTCCCCCTCTTCGCCGTTCTCGAGCGGCGGGTCGCCCGCGGGCTTCCCCTCGAGCACGTTGACGCGCCTCTCGAGCGTCGCGAGCCTTCGAATGAGATCGGGAAGGCGCGTGATGCTGGCGTAGATCTTTCGGGAGAGGCTGTGCTCGCGCGCCGGATAGCCGGAGACGGCCGTGTTGGACGGGACGGATTTGGTGACTCCCGCCTGGGCCCCGACCTTGACGTTGTCTCCGATCCGGATGTGCCCGACGATGCCGGCTTGCCCCGCGAGCGTGACGTTGTCGCCGATCTCGGTGCTCCCGGAGATCCCCACTTGCGCAACGATGATCGTGTTCTCGCCGACCACGGCGTTGTGCGCGATCTGCACCAAGTTGTCGATCTTCGTCCCCTTGCCGATGCGCGTCGTTCCCACCGTGGCCCGATCGATCGTGGTGTTCGCGCCGATCTCCACGTCGTCTCCGATCACCACGCGGCCGATCTGCGGGATCTTCATGTGCCGGGGCCCGTTCTTCGTGAAACCGAAACCGTCGCTCCCGATCACGGAGCCGCTATGCAGAATGACGCGATCTCCGATCTCGGAATCCTCGCGGATCGTCACGTTCGGGTAGATGAGACAATCGCGGCCGATCCGCGCGCGGAACCCGACGTAGGTGTTCGGAAGAATGCGCGTCCCTTCCCCGATCGCCGCGTCGTCCTCGATCACCGCGTGCGGTCCGATCGTGACCGACGCGCCGATCGTCACGTTCTTGCCGATCACGGCGGTCGGGTGGATCCCGCATGGCTTCTCGTAGTCGCGCGGCGCGAACAGTTCAATCACGCGGAGGAACGCCACGTACGGATTCGGGCTTATGAGCAGCGTCTTTCCGGCGCCGGCCTCGACCCCGTTCTTGGAGAGGATGATCGCCGACGCGTCGGTGGAGCGGAGATGCGCTTCGTAGCGAGGGTTCGCGAAAAACGTGATATCGCCGGGACGCGCCTCGCGAATCCCGGCAACCCCCGTGATTTCGATGTCCGGATCCCCGACGATCTCCCCGCCGACGCGATCCGCGATCTCTTGGAGTTTCATGACAGCGGAATCCTAGCTGCGGGGGCGCCTTCCGTCAAGGTCTTTTTCGCTCACGGCGCCGGTCAAGGCGTTGCGGAACCGCGAGTTATCGCGTCTCCGTCGGCTCGATCCCTCTGTTCAGCTCCTCGAGGATCCGGTCGGTGAGGTCGATCCCCGGGGCGGCGTAGACGATCCCTCCGACCGACGCGTCGAGCACGATCGTGTAGTTCTCCTCCTCGCCGATGCGCTGGAGGACGACGTTGATCTTCTCGATGATCGGCTGGATCAGCTCGCTGTTCTTCTCGGCGATCTTTCCTTGCGGGCCCCAGACCGACTGCGTGAAGGTCTCATAGGCCGCCTTCTTCTGATCGATCGCCTGCTTCCTCTCCTCCTTGCGCGTGTCCGAGAGCATGAGGCTCTGCGCCTGAAACTCCCTCTGAAGGGAATCGAGCTCGGCCTTCATCCCCTCGGCCTCCTTCACCCAGCCCGCGACCTCCTGGTCGAAGGAGCGCTGCGCGTCCTCGGTTCCTTTGAACTCGGCGAAGATGCGCGCGGAGTCGATGTACCCGATCTTCGGTTCCGCCGCGTCGATCGGACCGGCGCCGAGGGCCGCCGCAACGAACGCCGCGACCGCGCCTCCTCGAACGAGCCGCGCGATTCCTGTCTTCACTCGGTCACCTCCTGGTTCCGCGACGAAGCCCGCCGGGTGCGGCGGGCCCGTCTTCTCCTTCTCGTCACAAGTATCCCACAATCGTCCGCCGTTCCCGGTTCCCCGGCTCGGAGCGAGTGTTGTGTCCCGTGGGTGACTTGGCCGTTTCCGGCGAGGCCTCGCGGTTCCTGGCGAGGCGCGACGACGACCGCGTATCCAAAGAGATACGCCGAGGAGGAGCAACGAAGCCAGGGGCCGCGAGGGTCGTCGAAAACGTCAAGGAATCCCCGGGACACGACACTAATAGTCCGTTCCAATCTGGAAGTGAGGCTCCCACCGTCCCCCGCCCTCCCGATCGAGACCGTATCCGAAGTCGAACCCCATCTGGCCGAGCATCGGGATCTGGAAACGGATGCCGAAGCCGACGCCCCGCTTGAGCTCGTTCGGCCGGATCTCTCGGAAGCTGTTCCACGTGTTCCCCGCATCGAAGAAGAAGAGCCCGAAGATCTGCTCGACGACGGGAAACTTGTATTCCGCCGAAAGGGAGAGCATGGTCCGTCCCCCGAAATCGAAGTCGTTTCCCTCCGGGACGACGTCGCGGTCGTCGTAGCCTCGCAACCCCCAGATTCCCGTCCCGCCGAGCCGGTAGCGCTTGTAGATTGGAACCGTGGAAGCGTTCTCAAGACCGTCCACGACGCCGATGCGCGCGCGGAGCCCGAGGAAGAACTTCCAGAAGCTCGGGAAGTACCACCGGTTCTCCAGCTCGTACAGCTGGTATTCGGTGCTTCCTTGGAGAGGACCGCCGGCCCATTCTCCCGCGAGGATCGCCACCGAACCCTGCGTCGGATGGTAGAGCCGATCGGTGGAGTTCCGCGTGAAAGTAAACCGGGTGCTCGAGATCGATTCCGTCCCCGCCGCGGCCCGCACCGCCGCGCTCGCGTTCGCCCGCGGCTCGATCTCGCGCTCTTCGAGGCGGTAGCGCGCGTCCATGCGCGAGTAGTCGAGCCACGGAAGTCTCCGCCCGAGGAGGACGCCTCCCCCCTTCCGTTTCTCGAAGTAGCTGTCCCAATTTCGGCGAACGCTCGCGATGTCGAAGCCGGCCGCGGTCGGCGTATCGAAGAGCCACGGCTCCGTGTACGAGAGCTCGAGCTGGTTGAAGTTGCCGAACTCCCACATGAGGTTCGCCCGCTCGCCCCCCCCGAAGAGGTTCACCTGTCCGAGCCGCACGAATCCTGTCGCGCCGTTCATCGAGCTGAACCCCGCGCCCATTTGCGCCTCGCCGGTCTGCCGCTCCACCACCTCGAAGCTGATGTCGATGAGGTCCGTTCCCTTGACAGGTCGATAATCGAATCGCACATCGTCGAAGAACCCGAGCTGGAAGAGCTCCCGTTGGGAGCGCATGATCCGCGAGCGCTGGAAGAGGTCGCCCGGCGCGGCGACGAGCTCGCGCCGGATCGTCCGCTCCTTCGTCCTCTGGTTCCCGGTGATGTTCACCTTCCCGATCCGGGCCGGCTCTCCCTCGGTGATGCGGAAGACGAGGTCGACGACGTTCCCCTCGCGCACCGTTCTCTCGGGGACGATGTTCGCGAAGATGTACCCCTCCTCGGAGTAGACCGCATAGAGGTTCGAGAGGGTTTCGTCGTATTCATCCCGATTGAACACACGGCCCTCGCGGAGCTTCACCGCGGCGGAGAGGACCGCGTCGCCGAAGCGCTCGTTCCCGTCGAAGGAGACCTCCCCCGCCGCGTACTTCTCTCCCTCGGTGACGAAGATCCGGAGGATGAGATCGCGGGGAGTTTCTCCC is a window from the Candidatus Eisenbacteria bacterium genome containing:
- a CDS encoding bifunctional UDP-3-O-[3-hydroxymyristoyl] N-acetylglucosamine deacetylase/3-hydroxyacyl-ACP dehydratase, which gives rise to MSSRTRQRTIAREASISGVGLHTGHEVTMRFRPAPPNTGVRFVRVDLDEPVEIVADITNTVDMEGSMRRTILEKGNVRISTVEHVLATVAGLGIDNVRIEIDSEEPAEPDGSALPYVRLLREAGIQEQDAERFYLRVDRPIALQENGIELVVLPHDGLRVSFTIQYDNPVIGTQHVNFDIDEESFGREIAPARTFALQNEVDRLRQMGLIKGGTYANAIVVHKETVESDEQLRFADEFVRHKVLDLLGDLFLVGLPMRCHILAHKAGHTANVKLARLLRRYAEEKHGPTLKLRHEVLHASNVDINFIMKIMPHRYPFLLVDRIIELTETRVVGIKNVTINEPFFIGHFPGHPIMPAVLIIEAMAQTGGILLLSSVDHPEGKLVYFMGIDDAKFRKPVLPGDTLRFELELLRLKTRACKMRGRAYVGDDLVAGADLLSMIVDR
- the lpxD gene encoding UDP-3-O-(3-hydroxymyristoyl)glucosamine N-acyltransferase, producing the protein MKLQEIADRVGGEIVGDPDIEITGVAGIREARPGDITFFANPRYEAHLRSTDASAIILSKNGVEAGAGKTLLISPNPYVAFLRVIELFAPRDYEKPCGIHPTAVIGKNVTIGASVTIGPHAVIEDDAAIGEGTRILPNTYVGFRARIGRDCLIYPNVTIREDSEIGDRVILHSGSVIGSDGFGFTKNGPRHMKIPQIGRVVIGDDVEIGANTTIDRATVGTTRIGKGTKIDNLVQIAHNAVVGENTIIVAQVGISGSTEIGDNVTLAGQAGIVGHIRIGDNVKVGAQAGVTKSVPSNTAVSGYPAREHSLSRKIYASITRLPDLIRRLATLERRVNVLEGKPAGDPPLENGEEGDEE
- a CDS encoding OmpH family outer membrane protein, with protein sequence MKTGIARLVRGGAVAAFVAAALGAGPIDAAEPKIGYIDSARIFAEFKGTEDAQRSFDQEVAGWVKEAEGMKAELDSLQREFQAQSLMLSDTRKEERKQAIDQKKAAYETFTQSVWGPQGKIAEKNSELIQPIIEKINVVLQRIGEEENYTIVLDASVGGIVYAAPGIDLTDRILEELNRGIEPTETR
- the bamA gene encoding outer membrane protein assembly factor BamA, producing MVSKEGLRGAVLVRRRAGRAAAPLFLLSLFSFLSFSLLPQTARGAESVRSVEIRGGSRIGEASAVRTFAIRPGDRYDPRAVAEGIRNLYATNQYERIEVTREIAGDSVDLFVRVAEYPLLGSFSASGNQKIKDKDLFAETLLKKSLVVGPHLLSREKKRILDLYKEKGYRNAEVEWKFAGEDSLGNRNVLLEIREGEKVRVKRIEFVGVEEVEEKALRKKMETKPDSWIRSGEFKPEVFEEDKEKIRAVYGRNGFLDARVDSTEVEPGETPRDLILRIFVTEGEKYAAGEVSFDGNERFGDAVLSAAVKLREGRVFNRDEYDETLSNLYAVYSEEGYIFANIVPERTVREGNVVDLVFRITEGEPARIGKVNITGNQRTKERTIRRELVAAPGDLFQRSRIMRSQRELFQLGFFDDVRFDYRPVKGTDLIDISFEVVERQTGEAQMGAGFSSMNGATGFVRLGQVNLFGGGERANLMWEFGNFNQLELSYTEPWLFDTPTAAGFDIASVRRNWDSYFEKRKGGGVLLGRRLPWLDYSRMDARYRLEEREIEPRANASAAVRAAAGTESISSTRFTFTRNSTDRLYHPTQGSVAILAGEWAGGPLQGSTEYQLYELENRWYFPSFWKFFLGLRARIGVVDGLENASTVPIYKRYRLGGTGIWGLRGYDDRDVVPEGNDFDFGGRTMLSLSAEYKFPVVEQIFGLFFFDAGNTWNSFREIRPNELKRGVGFGIRFQIPMLGQMGFDFGYGLDREGGGRWEPHFQIGTDY